From one Montipora capricornis isolate CH-2021 chromosome 10, ASM3666992v2, whole genome shotgun sequence genomic stretch:
- the LOC138021705 gene encoding uncharacterized protein, whose protein sequence is MFIRALHVFILASCAFHCAEAFCERLYKKPYWSPRTATQRAAEADIVIYGNVSESPCVKPTFLYRPIITAPTPSNATNSSSSLQPTMPTANSSRPGNITNITDTCLTRGVYNITLTVLCVIKGGLVPREIHLTNLGFGPEMCTYFTYGYFETVQSFHMYRGLTYVIFLGRYKGRSNSKGFWPHHVNLQFAAMEITNETFLKPIFEVVGGHAHSPKGMPANETRSICTPFIAGAGTNYMSALYVLLLPLWGRALM, encoded by the exons ATGTTTATTCGCGCCTTACATGTCTTCATTTTGGCCTCGTGTGCATTTCATTGCGCGGAAGCGTTTTGCGAACGTCTCTACAAGAAGCCATATTGGTCACCGAGGACTGCAACACAGAGAGCTGCCGAGGCTGATATTGTTATTTATGGTAACGTTAGCGAAAGCCCCTGTGTCAAGCCGACATTCCTATATCGGCCAATTATCACAGCGCCTACGCCATCGAACGCCACCAACTCGTCAAGCAGCCTTCAACCAACAATGCCCACTGCGAACAGCTCACGACCAGGAAACATTACAAACATTACTGATACCTGTCTCACGCGCGGTGTGTATAACATAACATTGACAGTCCTTTGTGTGATCAAAGGAGGACTCGTCCCGAGAGAGATACATTTAACTAATCTTGGTTTTGGCCCTGAAATGTGTACTTATTTTACTTACGGTTACTTTGAGACCGTTCAGTCCTTTCATATGTACAGAGGTCTTACCTATGTTATCTTCTTGGGACG GTACAAAGGGCGCTCCAACTCTAAAGGCTTTTGGCCGCACCATGTCAACCTGCAATTTGCTGCGATGGAGATCACAAATGAGACTTTCCTCAAACCCATCTTTGAGGTAGTTGGTGGGCATGCGCACAGTCCCAAAGGAATGCCAGCAAACGAGACTCGCAGCATTTGTACACCATTTATCGCCGGTGCAGGGACTAATTACATGAGCGCTCTCTACGTACTGCTGTTGCCTTTGTGGGGACGAGCTTTGATGTAA
- the LOC138021670 gene encoding uncharacterized protein, translating to MILRRVAITLAVLSLDSWLESSEAICKVPEDVKEWKKKSLTERAASSDIVIYGEVVYSPCWKPGYVRKTIPPTTVPILHGNNTVNATSNATVPRSNVTIPTGNVTVSTTRVQMVNATTAPTTPPYKCSSEFYNATIKVICVIKGGSVPLFILLEGLGQGDGVCLDESLHDYHAYNQLKYLIFMGRAKDMRSPRPFWINQVNHQSAVTEVNDERMLESIFEIAGRHAHLPTGGSEVTSAGMCQPYVSSAYVCSSVCTTLLLSLALVAWFLIT from the exons ATGATACTGCGCAGAGTAGCTATAACCCTGGCAGTTCTTTCCTTAGATTCTTGGCTCGAATCAAGCGAAGCAATCTGTAAGGTTCCCGAAGACGTTAAAGAGTGGAAGAAAAAGAGCTTAACCGAGCGCGCAGCGTCGTCCGACATCGTTATCTATGGCGAGGTAGTGTACAGCCCTTGTTGGAAACCCGGGTATGTCAGAAAAACCATTCCACCGACAACGGTTCCAATTTTGCATGGGAATAACACAGTCAATGCAACGAGCAACGCAACAGTTCCAAGGAGCAACGTAACAATTCCAACGGGCAACGTTACAGTTTCAACGACTCGAGTGCAGATGGTAAATGCGACGACCGCTCCCACAACACCCCCGTACAAATGTAGCTCGGAATTCTACAACGCTACCATAAAAGTCATTTGCGTTATTAAAGGAGGATCCGTGCCACTATTTATTCTGTTAGAAGGATTGGGGCAAGGAGATGGTGTGTGTTTGGACGAATCCCTTCACGATTACCACGCCTATAATCAGCTAAAATACTTGATATTTATGGGAAG GGCGAAAGACATGCGTAGTCCCAGGCCTTTTTGGATCAATCAAGTGAACCACCAGTCAGCGGTTACGGAAGTCAATGATGAGAGAATGTTGGAGTCAATATTTGAGATCGCAGGTCGTCATGCCCACCTGCCTACTGGGGGAAGTGAAGTAACTTCCGCTGGCATGTGTCAACCCTATGTCAGTTCTGCGTACGTCTGCAGTTCAGTATGCACCACTCTTTTGTTGAGTCTAGCCTTGGTTGCTTGGTTTCTCATTACATAA
- the LOC138021430 gene encoding uncharacterized protein, protein MKLTNMIILSGILHNFIRAAFSCSPPEDWLPLDTKARVQKAEIVIYGTVRASPRHGPKDDIEGLYSALFEVHCILKGKMLPQFVNVSGFGFAGGLCTHTRAYLNKTYVALLRKDTSIGVKGSQFSVNEVNIDSATIPIKVSNPVLKKIMETVGENVSQPLGATKDSVPGCPKFATTKKNRCRHKSHRHKKRKNKKCRSFDNTSTQMAPTTTKLSTSRRYMSSTKVRKVGLHSTPTKRQSDMAEYAFRNMHSLACRTQRICWYLVLTLHGLVLAVIKWQQT, encoded by the coding sequence atgaagcTCACGAATATGATAATTCTCTCGGGAATTTTGCACAACTTTATACGCGCGGCTTTCTCTTGTTCTCCGCCGGAGGATTGGTTACCGCTAGATACCAAAGCAAGAGTGCAGAAGGCTGAAATTGTGATATATGGAACAGTTAGAGCGAGTCCTCGCCATGGACCGAAGGATGATATCGAGGGACTTTACAGTGCCTTATTTGAAGTTCACTGTATTCTCAAGGGAAAGATGCTGCCTCAGTTTGTCAACGTGTCCGGGTTTGGATTTGCTGGAGGATTGTGCACACACACTCGTGCATACTTGAACAAAACATATGTGGCATTACTCCGCAAAGATACAAGCATTGGAGTCAAAGGCTCTCAGTTTTCAGTTAATGAAGTGAATATAGATAGCGCAACAATTCCTATCAAAGTAAGCAATCCAGTGCTTAAGAAAATTATGGAGACCGTCGGCGAGAATGTTAGTCAACCCCTCGGAGCGACAAAGGATAGCGTGCCAGGCTGTCCGAAATTTGCTACGACAAAAAAGAACCGTTGCCGACACAAATCACACAGgcataaaaagagaaagaacaaaaaatgcCGTTCTTTTGATAACACATCCACGCAAATGGCTCCTACAACAACAAAGTTAAGCACCTCAAGAAGATACATGTCATCTACTAAAGTAAGAAAAGTTGGCTTGCACTCTACACCGACCAAAAGGCAAAGCGATATGGCGGAGTATGCTTTCCGTAACATGCATTCTTTGGCCTGCCGAACGCAGAGAATTTGTTGGTACCTCGTTTTGACTTTACACGGTTTGGTGCTAGCGGTAATAAAGTGGCAACAAACTTGA